From a single Fusobacterium ulcerans ATCC 49185 genomic region:
- a CDS encoding BMC domain-containing protein, with the protein MKTIGIAEFNNIPEGLKNLDMVLKKANVTIYKAGVTCPGKYYFIVYGENEDVKSAFQEVAGEIKFEIISGVSNKIIEILEKRDKKELGSSMGIIEFFTISESVKALDMILKSNTVETLKLILGNGIAGKSYFVITGDTSSVTEAMTSIDEKIKYREKSLINNPDKNIIKFI; encoded by the coding sequence ATGAAAACTATTGGGATAGCAGAATTCAACAATATTCCAGAAGGACTAAAAAATCTGGATATGGTTTTAAAAAAAGCAAATGTGACTATATATAAAGCTGGGGTTACATGCCCTGGAAAATATTATTTTATTGTTTATGGGGAAAATGAAGATGTGAAAAGTGCTTTTCAAGAAGTTGCTGGTGAAATAAAATTTGAGATTATTTCTGGTGTTTCTAATAAAATAATAGAAATATTAGAAAAAAGAGATAAAAAAGAATTAGGAAGTTCTATGGGAATAATAGAATTTTTTACAATATCTGAAAGTGTAAAAGCACTGGATATGATTTTAAAAAGCAATACAGTAGAAACTTTGAAGCTTATATTAGGAAATGGAATAGCAGGGAAGAGCTATTTTGTTATTACAGGAGATACTAGTTCTGTAACAGAAGCAATGACTTCCATTGACGAAAAAATAAAATATAGAGAGAAATCTCTAATAAATAATCCAGACAAGAATATAATTAAGTTTATTTGA
- a CDS encoding acetaldehyde dehydrogenase (acetylating), with product MDKDLLSIQQVRDLLKAAKTAQAIYAEFTQKQVDKVVEAMSMEVRKHAERLAKMANEETGFGKWQDKVIKNRFASEIVYESIKDMKTIGILGEKDSVMDVAVPVGVIAGLIPSTNPTSTVIYKTLIALKAGNGIVISPHPNAKKCIIETVEILKKAAYEAGAPEGLIGVIEIPTMEATDELMKHKNTALILATGGEAMVRAAYSSGTPAIGVGPGNGPAYIEKTADVRKAVKRIMDSKTFDNGVICASEQSIIVEPSNKQEVMNELRRQGGYFLTPEQSEKLGRFILRANGTMNPQIVGKDAQTLAGLAGIEIPEGTRVLLSEQSTVSKSNPYSREKLTTILAFYTAENWEKACERAIELLMNEGKGHTMIIHTENKELVKEFALKKPVSRLLINTPGSLGGIGGSTNLAPALTLGCGAVGGSSTSDNVTPMNLLNIRKVGWGVKELEDFREKENCRECDSLEELNLEELVKKVLSEIAKG from the coding sequence ATGGATAAAGATTTATTATCAATTCAACAGGTGAGAGATTTACTGAAAGCAGCAAAAACTGCTCAGGCTATATATGCAGAATTTACTCAGAAACAGGTAGACAAGGTAGTAGAAGCTATGTCTATGGAAGTGAGAAAACACGCAGAAAGACTTGCAAAAATGGCTAATGAAGAAACTGGTTTTGGGAAATGGCAGGACAAAGTAATTAAAAATAGATTTGCAAGTGAAATTGTTTATGAGTCTATAAAGGATATGAAAACTATAGGGATACTTGGAGAAAAGGATTCAGTTATGGATGTAGCTGTTCCAGTGGGAGTAATAGCAGGACTTATTCCATCAACTAATCCAACATCTACAGTGATATATAAAACACTTATAGCATTAAAAGCAGGAAATGGAATAGTTATAAGTCCACATCCTAATGCAAAAAAATGTATTATTGAAACAGTTGAAATCTTGAAAAAAGCTGCTTATGAGGCAGGAGCACCTGAAGGATTGATAGGAGTAATAGAGATTCCTACAATGGAAGCGACAGATGAACTTATGAAACATAAGAATACAGCATTGATTTTAGCTACAGGTGGAGAAGCTATGGTAAGGGCAGCATATAGTTCTGGAACTCCAGCTATAGGAGTAGGACCAGGAAATGGACCAGCATATATAGAAAAAACTGCTGATGTAAGAAAGGCAGTAAAAAGAATAATGGATAGTAAAACTTTTGACAATGGAGTTATATGTGCTTCTGAACAATCTATTATAGTAGAGCCTTCAAATAAACAGGAAGTAATGAATGAATTGAGAAGACAGGGAGGATATTTTCTAACACCAGAGCAATCAGAGAAACTAGGTAGATTTATATTGAGAGCAAATGGAACTATGAATCCTCAAATAGTAGGAAAAGATGCACAAACATTAGCTGGATTAGCAGGAATTGAAATACCAGAAGGAACAAGAGTATTACTTTCTGAGCAGTCAACTGTATCAAAGAGCAATCCATATTCAAGAGAAAAATTAACTACAATACTTGCATTCTATACAGCTGAGAACTGGGAAAAAGCTTGTGAAAGAGCTATAGAACTTCTTATGAATGAAGGAAAAGGGCATACAATGATTATTCATACAGAAAATAAAGAGCTTGTAAAAGAATTTGCATTGAAAAAACCAGTATCAAGACTTCTGATTAATACTCCAGGATCATTGGGGGGAATAGGTGGAAGTACAAATTTAGCTCCTGCTTTAACTTTAGGATGTGGAGCAGTAGGAGGAAGTTCAACTTCTGATAATGTAACTCCTATGAATCTTTTAAATATAAGAAAAGTAGGATGGGGAGTAAAGGAGTTGGAAGATTTTAGAGAAAAAGAGAATTGTAGAGAGTGTGATTCTTTAGAAGAATTGAACCTAGAGGAGTTAGTGAAAAAAGTCCTTTCTGAAATTGCTAAAGGATAG
- a CDS encoding ethanolamine utilization protein codes for MVLTEDKLKSLYKKEEFKKFIVENGTIITPSARQFLTDKGIEVVKEGAVEEKTAVHEKVVERIIEKTITPKYIGLSGESYFEKPEHMTQISGNILVNKNDKRIIFRGKLDSLKSKWLILQKELENYGNEKLNKDMESVTDFIKKIVLAEVLDTELEEIKVLGETLDKIKEISHNPKKFFEIGHMFDISVKNSMLVLKLNEMRSNCRECEITGVTTFLTEKGIAEKKEILKALNRLSSIIYVMMLKGEKGEYGDR; via the coding sequence ATGGTTTTGACAGAAGATAAACTAAAAAGTCTATATAAAAAAGAAGAATTTAAAAAGTTCATAGTGGAAAATGGAACTATAATAACTCCATCAGCAAGACAATTTCTTACAGATAAAGGAATAGAAGTTGTAAAAGAAGGAGCTGTTGAAGAAAAAACTGCAGTGCATGAAAAAGTAGTAGAAAGAATTATAGAAAAAACAATAACTCCTAAATATATTGGACTTTCTGGAGAAAGTTATTTTGAAAAGCCAGAACATATGACACAGATATCTGGGAATATACTTGTAAATAAAAATGATAAGAGAATAATATTCAGAGGAAAACTTGATAGTTTGAAATCTAAATGGTTGATACTGCAAAAAGAACTTGAAAATTATGGAAATGAAAAACTTAATAAAGATATGGAAAGTGTAACTGATTTTATAAAAAAAATAGTATTGGCAGAAGTTTTAGATACAGAATTAGAAGAAATAAAAGTGTTGGGAGAAACTTTAGATAAAATAAAAGAGATATCTCATAATCCTAAAAAATTCTTTGAAATTGGGCATATGTTTGATATTTCAGTGAAAAACAGTATGTTAGTTTTAAAGCTAAATGAAATGAGAAGTAATTGCAGAGAGTGTGAAATAACAGGGGTTACTACTTTTTTAACTGAAAAGGGAATAGCTGAAAAAAAGGAGATACTGAAAGCATTGAATAGACTTAGCAGCATAATATATGTAATGATGTTAAAAGGAGAAAAGGGTGAATATGGAGATAGATAA
- the pduL gene encoding phosphate propanoyltransferase, which translates to MEIDKIVELVKKQLENYEKKRIPIEASGRHIHLSEKDAEFLFGKDYKFTAVKELSQPGQFACKERVRLIGPKGMIEGVVILGPVREKTQVEISMTDAKILGIKGIVRLSGDTNETPGILVTNQDKILNLSEGVIVAKNHIHMTSEDAERMNVKDKQLVKVKVFSKRPLIFEDVIIRVTSKSKFSMHIDYDEANACLLEKDSYGVIYE; encoded by the coding sequence ATGGAGATAGATAAAATAGTAGAACTTGTAAAAAAGCAGCTGGAAAATTATGAGAAAAAAAGAATCCCCATAGAAGCTTCTGGAAGACACATTCATTTATCAGAAAAAGATGCAGAATTCCTTTTTGGAAAAGACTATAAATTTACAGCAGTAAAGGAACTTTCTCAGCCAGGACAGTTTGCCTGTAAAGAAAGAGTGAGATTAATAGGACCTAAAGGAATGATAGAAGGTGTAGTTATTTTAGGTCCTGTAAGAGAAAAAACTCAGGTAGAGATATCTATGACAGATGCAAAAATTTTGGGGATAAAAGGGATAGTAAGATTATCTGGAGATACTAATGAAACTCCAGGAATATTAGTAACTAATCAAGATAAAATATTAAATTTAAGTGAAGGAGTAATAGTAGCTAAAAATCATATTCATATGACATCAGAAGATGCTGAAAGAATGAATGTAAAAGATAAACAGTTGGTAAAGGTAAAAGTATTCTCTAAAAGACCTTTAATATTTGAAGATGTTATAATAAGAGTTACAAGCAAGTCAAAATTCAGTATGCATATAGATTATGATGAAGCTAATGCCTGCCTTTTAGAAAAAGATTCATATGGAGTTATTTATGAATGA
- a CDS encoding EutN/CcmL family microcompartment protein has translation MIIGKVIGNVWATRKADNLNGLKFMIVELQTGASIVACDGVGAGIGDKVLITKGSSARKVMSLEEAPIDAAIIGIIDEGEGE, from the coding sequence ATGATAATAGGAAAAGTTATTGGAAATGTGTGGGCTACAAGAAAAGCAGATAATCTGAATGGATTAAAATTTATGATAGTAGAGCTTCAAACAGGAGCATCCATAGTAGCTTGTGATGGAGTAGGAGCTGGAATAGGGGATAAAGTGCTAATAACTAAGGGAAGTTCAGCTAGAAAAGTTATGAGTCTGGAGGAAGCTCCTATTGATGCTGCAATAATTGGAATAATAGATGAGGGAGAAGGTGAATAG
- the eutH gene encoding ethanolamine utilization protein EutH, whose translation MGINEIIIYIMVLFMVIGAVDRCLGNKFGYGQQFEEGFMAMGSLALAMVGVVSLAPVLANILRPVVSPVYKMLGADPAMFATTLLACDMGGYPLAMQLAETEAAGKFAGLILGSMMGATIVFTIPVALGIIEEKDREFLAKGVLAGIITIPLGCLAGGLAAGYSLSMVLANLVPIIIVAVLISLGLWKIPEKMTKGFTIFGQGVVIVITIGLAAIIIETLTGIVVIPGMAPISEGIATIGAIAITLAGAFPLVYFITKVFSKPLLKLGGLLGMNDKAAAGMIATLANNIPMFGLLKEMDNRGKILNVAFAVSGAFVFGDHLGFIAGVDKTMIFPMVVGKLVGGISAVILAMIMFGKVSEEKKIK comes from the coding sequence ATGGGGATTAATGAAATAATTATCTATATAATGGTTTTGTTTATGGTAATTGGTGCAGTAGACAGATGTTTGGGAAATAAATTTGGATATGGACAGCAGTTTGAAGAAGGATTTATGGCTATGGGATCATTGGCTCTTGCAATGGTAGGGGTAGTTTCACTTGCTCCAGTACTGGCAAATATTTTAAGACCAGTAGTTTCACCAGTATATAAAATGCTTGGAGCTGATCCAGCAATGTTTGCAACTACTCTTCTTGCTTGTGATATGGGAGGATATCCTCTGGCTATGCAGCTGGCAGAAACAGAAGCAGCTGGAAAATTTGCAGGACTTATTCTTGGGTCAATGATGGGAGCAACAATAGTATTTACTATTCCTGTAGCTTTGGGAATTATAGAAGAAAAAGATAGAGAATTTTTAGCTAAGGGAGTTCTGGCAGGAATAATAACAATACCTCTTGGATGTTTAGCTGGAGGACTTGCTGCAGGATATAGTCTTTCTATGGTGCTTGCTAATCTAGTACCTATTATTATTGTTGCTGTTCTTATTTCTTTAGGTTTATGGAAGATACCTGAGAAAATGACAAAAGGATTCACAATATTTGGACAGGGAGTTGTTATTGTAATAACTATTGGATTGGCAGCAATAATAATTGAAACATTGACAGGAATAGTTGTTATTCCAGGAATGGCACCTATATCTGAGGGAATTGCTACAATAGGAGCTATTGCTATAACTTTAGCTGGAGCTTTCCCATTAGTTTATTTCATTACAAAAGTATTTAGTAAGCCTCTTTTAAAACTTGGAGGACTGCTTGGAATGAATGATAAAGCAGCAGCGGGAATGATAGCTACTCTTGCTAATAATATTCCTATGTTTGGATTATTGAAAGAAATGGATAATAGAGGAAAGATTTTAAATGTGGCATTTGCAGTAAGTGGAGCATTTGTATTTGGAGATCATTTAGGATTTATAGCTGGTGTGGATAAAACAATGATATTCCCAATGGTAGTTGGAAAACTTGTAGGAGGTATATCTGCTGTGATATTGGCTATGATAATGTTTGGAAAAGTGTCTGAAGAGAAAAAAATAAAATAA
- a CDS encoding cupin domain-containing protein: protein MNQALLEELIKKVIEAEMGNKNTQEYKFMDKSGIGVVKLNKMTKRDRMDTGNPKDEVYTTDLFTLEEGPRIGAGLMEMVKTTFDWTLTYDEIDYIIDGKLDIIIDGRTISGEKGDVILIPKNSKIQFSAPEYAKFLYVVYPANWQEQK, encoded by the coding sequence ATAAATCAAGCTTTGTTGGAAGAACTGATAAAAAAAGTCATAGAAGCTGAAATGGGAAATAAAAACACTCAAGAATATAAATTTATGGATAAGAGTGGTATTGGTGTAGTTAAATTAAATAAGATGACAAAAAGAGACAGAATGGATACAGGAAATCCAAAGGATGAAGTGTACACTACTGATCTGTTTACTTTAGAAGAAGGACCAAGAATAGGTGCTGGACTGATGGAAATGGTAAAAACTACATTTGACTGGACTCTTACTTATGATGAGATAGATTATATAATAGATGGAAAATTAGATATAATAATAGATGGAAGGACAATATCAGGAGAAAAGGGAGATGTTATACTAATACCTAAAAATTCAAAAATCCAGTTTAGTGCTCCTGAATATGCAAAATTTCTATATGTAGTTTATCCAGCAAACTGGCAGGAACAAAAATAG
- a CDS encoding 1-propanol dehydrogenase PduQ: MKTFGIKPEIKFGEDSLSFLKDLPYKKYFIVTDEMMVQLKLTDKIIDNLNSNCKIKIFSKVLPNPTVDIVQKGIAELITFEPECVIALGGGSPIDACKAILYFGDKIFELLGKKKERIFIAIPTTSGTGSEVTSYSVITDNNSKIALADDKMLPDIAILNPEFMKTLPKKVVADTGMDVLTHALEAYVSKNSNSFTDSMALESIKIIFENLLEHYNDRESIEPRENVQYASCMAGIAFNNSSLGINHSIAHSIGAKFHIPHGRANAILLPYIIEVNSNADGRYASIAKILGFPASNKEEGKKSLRIFINILKEKMGIEKSLEEFGIDFEEYKKMIPEILVDIKKDICTTYNPNSLTDKDYIKLLLKIYYGE, translated from the coding sequence ATGAAAACTTTTGGAATAAAACCAGAAATTAAATTTGGAGAGGATTCCCTTTCTTTCTTGAAAGATCTTCCTTATAAAAAATATTTTATAGTAACAGATGAGATGATGGTGCAGTTAAAACTTACTGATAAAATTATAGATAATTTAAATTCTAACTGTAAAATAAAAATATTTAGCAAGGTGCTTCCAAATCCAACAGTTGATATAGTTCAAAAAGGAATAGCAGAATTGATAACTTTTGAACCAGAATGTGTAATAGCTTTAGGTGGAGGTTCTCCAATAGATGCTTGTAAAGCAATACTATATTTTGGTGACAAGATATTTGAACTTTTAGGAAAGAAGAAAGAGAGAATATTTATTGCTATACCCACTACAAGTGGAACAGGTTCAGAAGTAACTTCTTATAGTGTTATAACTGATAATAACAGTAAGATAGCATTGGCAGATGATAAAATGCTTCCTGATATAGCTATATTAAATCCAGAATTTATGAAAACTTTACCTAAAAAAGTAGTAGCTGACACTGGGATGGATGTATTGACTCATGCATTGGAGGCTTATGTATCAAAAAATTCTAATTCATTTACAGATTCTATGGCATTGGAATCTATAAAAATTATATTTGAAAATCTATTGGAACACTATAATGATAGAGAAAGTATAGAACCTAGAGAAAATGTACAGTATGCCTCATGTATGGCAGGAATAGCATTTAATAATTCATCATTAGGAATAAATCATAGTATTGCTCACAGTATAGGAGCTAAATTCCATATACCTCATGGAAGAGCCAATGCCATTCTTCTTCCTTATATAATAGAAGTAAATAGTAATGCTGATGGAAGATATGCCTCAATTGCCAAAATTTTAGGATTCCCTGCTTCTAATAAAGAAGAAGGTAAAAAATCTTTGAGAATATTTATTAATATTTTAAAAGAGAAAATGGGAATAGAAAAATCTCTTGAAGAATTTGGAATAGATTTTGAAGAATATAAAAAAATGATTCCAGAAATATTAGTAGATATAAAAAAAGATATCTGTACTACATATAATCCAAATAGCTTAACTGATAAAGATTATATAAAATTATTGCTGAAAATCTATTATGGAGAATAG
- a CDS encoding HAD family hydrolase, producing MNKIIKKIIKVAIIFQFLITTIFAGGLLEPGRWNPVNREKLEILIENNKNKGNYVVFDWDYTSIYQDTQENLFRYQIDNLKFKMTPAEFKKAIRKDIPMDNFADEFKNVDGQNINIEKIGEDLDKDYGFLYENYIKNRKMTLEDIQKTEEFKDFRGKLAFLYEAIGGTFSHDIAYPWVLYLFTGMTPAEVKELAKEANDFGIGNRLDKYVLESSDILKGKAGKVSNMYKSGLRTQPETANLFHTLRDNGIEVYVVSASLEEVVEVFATDRSYGYNLPEENIFGMRLEIKDGKFTTEYRKDYPQTQTKGKVEAINKFIKPKHEGKEPILVAGDSSGDYNMMTEFKDIQTLLIMKREGKLDDLTKDSRAVTQQRNSQTGLFSPEI from the coding sequence ATGAACAAGATTATAAAGAAAATAATCAAAGTAGCAATAATATTCCAATTTTTAATCACTACAATTTTTGCAGGAGGACTTCTGGAACCAGGGAGATGGAATCCTGTAAATAGAGAAAAACTAGAAATACTGATAGAAAATAATAAAAACAAAGGAAATTATGTAGTTTTTGACTGGGATTATACATCTATATATCAAGATACCCAAGAAAATCTATTTAGATATCAAATAGATAATTTAAAATTTAAAATGACTCCAGCAGAATTCAAAAAAGCTATAAGAAAAGATATTCCTATGGATAATTTTGCAGATGAATTTAAGAATGTTGATGGACAAAATATAAATATAGAAAAAATAGGAGAAGACTTAGATAAAGATTATGGTTTTCTTTATGAAAATTATATAAAAAATAGGAAAATGACTCTTGAAGATATACAAAAAACAGAGGAATTTAAAGATTTTAGAGGGAAATTAGCATTTCTTTATGAAGCTATTGGGGGAACTTTTTCTCATGATATAGCTTATCCATGGGTTCTTTATCTATTTACTGGAATGACTCCAGCAGAGGTGAAAGAATTAGCAAAAGAGGCAAATGATTTTGGTATAGGAAATAGGTTGGACAAATATGTTTTAGAATCAAGTGATATTCTTAAAGGAAAAGCTGGAAAAGTAAGTAATATGTATAAAAGTGGATTAAGAACACAACCTGAAACAGCAAATTTATTTCATACTTTGAGAGATAATGGAATAGAAGTATATGTAGTATCAGCATCATTAGAAGAGGTAGTAGAAGTCTTTGCTACTGATAGATCATATGGATATAATCTGCCAGAAGAAAATATTTTTGGAATGAGATTAGAAATAAAAGATGGAAAGTTTACTACAGAATATAGGAAAGATTATCCACAAACTCAGACTAAGGGAAAAGTAGAGGCAATAAATAAATTTATAAAACCTAAACATGAAGGGAAAGAACCTATATTAGTAGCTGGGGATAGTTCAGGAGATTATAATATGATGACAGAATTTAAAGATATTCAAACTCTTCTGATAATGAAAAGAGAAGGGAAACTTGATGATTTAACAAAAGATTCAAGAGCTGTAACACAGCAAAGAAATTCTCAAACTGGATTATTTTCTCCTGAAATATAA
- a CDS encoding flavodoxin — protein MENKVLVVYFTWSGSSKIVAEIMKEELNAVIFQIEAVKKYPDKYITCVAQAGVEKLKKERPQLKAELENISDYNKIVLVFPNWWGTLPMPVFSFLEKYDFTGKTILPICMHGGGGLTKTIKDLEKACSTANVLEGTPIKKQDTESDATKEILKKLAEEIK, from the coding sequence ATGGAAAATAAAGTATTAGTTGTCTATTTTACTTGGAGTGGAAGTTCAAAAATAGTGGCAGAAATAATGAAAGAAGAATTAAATGCTGTTATATTTCAAATTGAAGCAGTAAAAAAATATCCAGATAAATATATTACTTGTGTAGCCCAAGCTGGAGTGGAAAAATTAAAAAAAGAAAGACCTCAGTTGAAAGCAGAACTAGAAAATATTTCTGACTACAATAAAATAGTATTAGTATTTCCTAACTGGTGGGGAACATTACCAATGCCTGTATTTTCTTTCTTGGAGAAATATGATTTTACAGGAAAAACAATTCTTCCTATTTGTATGCATGGAGGAGGAGGACTTACTAAAACAATAAAAGATTTAGAAAAAGCATGTTCAACTGCGAATGTTTTAGAGGGAACTCCAATAAAGAAACAGGATACAGAATCAGATGCCACAAAAGAGATATTGAAAAAATTAGCAGAAGAAATAAAATAA
- a CDS encoding GNAT family N-acetyltransferase, with protein MEYKLVKQIRANDILRQSFIKLAEKTFGLSFQNWYENGFWTEKYIPYTIVKDGKKVVANVSVNIIDTEWENMSKRYIQLGTIMTDPEYRNRGFSSQLIKVILSEWEDKCDAVYLFANSTVLDFYPKFGFVKAVEYQCKMPFYEMKGDFRKLNISVEKDNEILKKCYRKSNPFSILPMKNNYGLLMFYCSSFMKDSIYYSKKYDIVCIAEKEENTLICFDIFGNNICSMEEVIFSIPLKNIKEVTLGFTPKNREKYFSSQIINEDTLFVLKGKENIFKNNKIMFPLLSHA; from the coding sequence ATGGAATATAAATTAGTTAAACAAATAAGAGCTAATGATATCCTTCGTCAAAGTTTTATAAAACTGGCAGAAAAAACTTTTGGGTTATCTTTTCAAAATTGGTATGAAAATGGATTTTGGACAGAAAAATATATTCCATATACAATAGTGAAAGATGGAAAAAAAGTAGTTGCAAATGTTTCAGTAAATATTATAGACACAGAATGGGAAAACATGTCAAAACGCTATATACAGCTAGGAACAATAATGACTGATCCAGAATATAGAAATAGAGGATTTTCTTCTCAGCTGATTAAAGTAATTCTTTCAGAATGGGAAGATAAGTGTGATGCTGTTTATTTATTTGCAAATTCTACTGTTCTTGATTTCTATCCAAAATTTGGGTTTGTAAAAGCAGTTGAATATCAGTGTAAGATGCCTTTTTATGAAATGAAAGGAGATTTTAGAAAACTTAATATAAGTGTAGAAAAAGATAATGAAATACTAAAAAAGTGCTATAGAAAATCAAATCCTTTTTCTATATTACCTATGAAAAATAATTATGGGTTACTTATGTTTTATTGCAGTTCTTTTATGAAAGATTCTATATATTATTCTAAAAAATATGATATAGTATGTATTGCAGAAAAGGAAGAAAATACACTAATTTGTTTTGATATTTTTGGTAATAATATCTGCTCTATGGAAGAAGTAATTTTTAGCATCCCTTTAAAAAATATAAAAGAAGTTACTTTAGGATTTACTCCAAAGAATAGAGAAAAATATTTTAGTTCTCAAATAATAAATGAAGATACATTGTTTGTTTTAAAAGGGAAGGAAAATATATTTAAGAATAATAAGATTATGTTTCCTTTGTTATCACATGCTTAG
- a CDS encoding peptide ABC transporter substrate-binding protein, which yields MRKFKVILLALFVFGILSGCGGSKEAPAPAETKTEPVKNNIVTIANDVELSSMDTGVATDGTAFEAIAAVSEGLYQLDAAGNTIPGMAVKEEVSEDGKVRIFTIRDAKWSDGQPVTANDFVFAWRRLADPKTASQYGYMIEVAGVKNAGAVTSGEKPASELGITAVDDKTLKIELEYPVPFFDQLVAFPVYYPIREDFYNKYKEQYALTPEAILSNGPFKMTEWNQGANYTMIKNDQYYDADKVKIDGLNFQVVKDAQSAMVAFEQGTVDYVKLTGEMVEQYKDAPGFLNTLGSYLWYISPNQKVAGLENLNLRMAIATSFDKEQIAKFLLKDGSIAANFAVPVKLAVGPDGKDFRETAPTYLNVNKEKAKEYFEKAKKELGKDKFTYELLFEDTESSKKVAEYLKSEIETNLVGMTITLKQQPKKARLQLMRKKTYELGLTRWGPDYADPMTYLDLWITGGASNYGDWSNAKYDKLIFDASKGDLTGKPVERWEALKEAEKVCLDDAAILPVYQTGSAVMINPDLTGFEFHSVGIPTIYKNIIRK from the coding sequence ATGAGAAAGTTTAAAGTGATTCTTTTGGCATTGTTTGTATTTGGGATACTTTCTGGATGTGGTGGAAGTAAAGAAGCACCAGCACCAGCAGAAACTAAAACAGAGCCAGTAAAGAATAATATTGTAACAATTGCAAATGATGTGGAACTTTCTTCAATGGATACAGGAGTAGCAACTGACGGGACTGCCTTTGAGGCTATTGCAGCAGTGAGTGAAGGGCTTTATCAGCTTGATGCTGCTGGAAATACTATTCCAGGTATGGCAGTGAAGGAAGAGGTAAGTGAAGATGGAAAAGTACGTATTTTTACTATTCGTGATGCAAAATGGAGTGATGGACAGCCAGTAACAGCAAATGATTTTGTATTTGCATGGAGACGTCTTGCTGATCCTAAGACAGCATCACAATATGGATATATGATAGAGGTAGCAGGTGTAAAAAATGCTGGTGCAGTAACATCAGGAGAAAAACCAGCTTCTGAATTGGGAATAACAGCAGTAGATGATAAAACATTGAAGATAGAACTTGAATATCCAGTTCCATTCTTTGATCAGCTAGTTGCATTTCCAGTATATTACCCAATTCGTGAAGATTTTTATAATAAATACAAAGAACAGTATGCACTTACTCCAGAAGCAATCTTGTCTAATGGACCTTTCAAAATGACAGAATGGAATCAAGGTGCAAACTATACAATGATAAAAAATGATCAGTATTATGATGCTGATAAAGTAAAAATAGATGGACTGAATTTCCAAGTAGTAAAAGATGCTCAGTCTGCAATGGTTGCCTTTGAGCAGGGAACTGTAGATTATGTAAAACTGACTGGTGAAATGGTGGAGCAATATAAAGATGCCCCTGGATTTTTAAATACTTTAGGTAGTTATTTATGGTACATATCTCCTAATCAAAAAGTAGCAGGACTTGAAAATCTTAATCTTCGTATGGCAATAGCTACTTCATTTGATAAAGAGCAAATAGCTAAATTTCTTTTAAAAGATGGTTCAATAGCTGCTAACTTTGCAGTTCCTGTAAAACTAGCAGTAGGACCTGATGGAAAAGATTTTCGTGAAACTGCTCCAACATATTTAAATGTAAATAAAGAAAAAGCAAAAGAATATTTTGAAAAAGCTAAAAAAGAACTTGGAAAAGATAAATTTACATATGAACTGTTATTTGAAGATACTGAATCTAGTAAAAAAGTAGCTGAATATTTGAAATCAGAAATAGAAACAAATCTGGTGGGAATGACAATTACTTTGAAACAACAGCCTAAGAAAGCTCGTCTGCAGTTAATGAGAAAGAAAACATATGAATTAGGGCTTACTCGTTGGGGTCCAGACTATGCTGATCCTATGACTTATCTTGATTTATGGATTACTGGAGGAGCATCTAACTATGGAGATTGGTCAAATGCAAAATATGACAAACTTATCTTTGATGCAAGTAAAGGTGATTTAACTGGTAAACCTGTAGAAAGATGGGAAGCATTAAAAGAAGCTGAAAAAGTTTGTTTAGATGATGCAGCTATTCTCCCTGTATATCAAACAGGTTCAGCAGTTATGATAAATCCGGACTTAACAGGATTTGAATTCCACTCAGTAGGTATACCTACAATTTATAAAAATATTATAAGAAAATAA